Proteins encoded in a region of the Mucilaginibacter sabulilitoris genome:
- a CDS encoding LiaF transmembrane domain-containing protein, translating into MNNDIETTITPNNSKTAAGVILLAIGSILLIRQFDLFFTPDWLFSWPMWVIAWGLYMGAKYNFRKPSWIMIMLIGLAFLLDQNIPGADNIVWPVAIMGFGAWMIFKPQKHKEDYYFEKPKSTFHFGKPTEPEA; encoded by the coding sequence ATGAACAACGATATAGAAACTACCATTACTCCCAATAATAGCAAAACCGCCGCAGGGGTAATTTTATTGGCCATAGGCAGTATATTACTGATCAGGCAATTCGACTTATTTTTTACGCCCGATTGGCTGTTTAGCTGGCCCATGTGGGTTATAGCATGGGGTTTATATATGGGCGCTAAATATAATTTCCGTAAACCATCATGGATCATGATCATGTTAATAGGCTTAGCCTTTTTACTTGACCAGAACATTCCCGGTGCCGACAATATTGTTTGGCCTGTAGCTATAATGGGTTTTGGCGCATGGATGATATTTAAGCCCCAAAAACATAAGGAAGATTATTATTTTGAAAAACCAAAAAGCACTTTTCATTTTGGTAAACCAACCGAACCAGAGGCATAA
- a CDS encoding LiaF transmembrane domain-containing protein codes for MNNDIGQSNNPNRGKAMAGVILLVVGGVLLLKQFGDFFIPSWIFSWPMWLIAWGLYLGAKHNFRKASWAILTFLGIAFLFNENIPDAGRIVWPIAIIAFGMWLILRRGKNSDPEFWEKQYKGGKWQKQDKEAINFGTEGPEADYTIKDGDVPPKDPNIPPYDYQRGDDFLEAISIFGGVNKTILSKDFKGGEIVNIFGGAELDFTQADINGRVIIDITQVFGGTKIIVPSNWQVISDLAAVFAGVDDKRIRSTASPNNDKVLVLKGTSIFAGVDIRSY; via the coding sequence ATGAACAACGATATAGGACAATCAAACAACCCCAATAGAGGAAAAGCCATGGCAGGTGTTATACTGCTTGTAGTAGGTGGGGTATTGCTTTTAAAGCAGTTTGGCGATTTTTTTATTCCCTCATGGATATTCAGCTGGCCAATGTGGCTTATAGCCTGGGGCCTTTATTTAGGCGCCAAACACAACTTCAGAAAAGCATCATGGGCCATCCTCACCTTTTTAGGAATAGCATTTTTATTTAATGAAAACATTCCCGATGCCGGCCGCATAGTTTGGCCCATAGCCATTATTGCTTTTGGTATGTGGCTCATACTACGCCGGGGCAAAAATTCAGACCCCGAATTTTGGGAAAAACAATATAAGGGCGGTAAATGGCAAAAACAGGACAAAGAGGCTATCAATTTTGGCACAGAAGGCCCCGAAGCTGATTATACTATAAAAGATGGCGATGTACCACCAAAAGACCCAAATATCCCTCCTTATGATTACCAAAGGGGCGATGACTTCCTTGAAGCGATTTCTATTTTTGGCGGCGTTAATAAAACCATACTCTCCAAAGACTTTAAAGGAGGTGAAATAGTAAACATTTTTGGTGGCGCCGAACTTGATTTTACACAAGCCGATATTAACGGTAGGGTAATTATTGATATTACCCAGGTTTTTGGCGGCACAAAAATCATTGTACCATCAAACTGGCAGGTAATATCTGACCTCGCTGCAGTTTTTGCCGGTGTTGATGATAAAAGGATCAGGAGTACCGCCTCGCCCAATAATGATAAGGTATTGGTACTTAAAGGAACATCCATTTTTGCAGGTGTTGACATACGCAGCTATTAA
- a CDS encoding DUF4288 domain-containing protein, whose product MNWYVAKLVFRVISGNGDHLPQFDEQLRLISADTELSAYEKANKIGHANQDCFKNIEKQTVKWQFIDVAELNQINDLTDGAELYYNIHETPDADLYIAWAHHKSALLGARN is encoded by the coding sequence ATGAACTGGTACGTAGCAAAATTAGTTTTCAGGGTGATTAGTGGCAATGGCGACCATCTGCCACAATTTGATGAGCAATTACGATTAATTAGTGCCGATACAGAACTGAGTGCCTATGAAAAAGCAAACAAAATTGGTCATGCCAATCAGGACTGCTTCAAAAACATTGAAAAACAAACCGTTAAATGGCAGTTTATTGATGTGGCCGAACTGAACCAAATCAATGACCTTACCGATGGCGCCGAACTGTATTACAATATTCATGAAACACCCGATGCCGACCTGTACATTGCCTGGGCGCATCATAAATCGGCACTATTAGGTGCAAGAAATTAG
- a CDS encoding sensor histidine kinase, whose translation MALPTLSASKLYGAFVVCGLVWAGLQTYIVHSFGFFWFTASTDGLLSAVLLSGACWLINNNLRYYQPGKGSYINLFIWCVALAGICTLGCRYLLPLIHSDKVFVNFVQQSLTIRFFTDFLAIGWMAMISLLWYSQLDQKETQKRKTEAEQLARDAELYNLRQQLQPHFLFNSLNSINALIGFKPDEARRMIHQLSDFLRGTLKKDDQLLVPLSEELAHLNLYLDIEKVRFGHRLQTEISCDDKCGEAVMPSMLLQPLVENAIKFGLYDTTGEVTVSIRSEMEEHYLVLMVQNPYDPQTSRPQKGTGFGLRGVQRRLYLLFARNDLMETHANDDIFTTIIKIPQL comes from the coding sequence TTGGCATTACCAACATTATCAGCTTCAAAATTGTACGGTGCATTTGTTGTATGCGGCCTTGTATGGGCTGGCCTGCAAACTTATATTGTGCATAGTTTTGGCTTTTTTTGGTTTACCGCCTCAACAGACGGCTTGCTGAGCGCTGTTTTATTATCTGGCGCCTGCTGGCTTATAAATAATAACCTGCGCTATTACCAGCCTGGTAAAGGCAGCTATATTAACCTATTTATATGGTGCGTGGCGCTCGCGGGCATTTGCACACTGGGTTGCCGCTACCTGCTGCCGCTTATTCATTCCGACAAGGTGTTTGTGAACTTTGTACAGCAATCATTAACCATCCGTTTTTTTACCGACTTTTTAGCCATCGGCTGGATGGCCATGATCAGTTTATTATGGTATTCGCAGCTTGATCAAAAAGAAACCCAGAAACGTAAAACCGAAGCTGAACAATTGGCGCGCGATGCCGAACTTTACAATCTGCGCCAGCAATTACAGCCTCACTTTTTGTTCAATAGCCTTAACTCCATCAACGCGCTCATTGGTTTTAAACCCGATGAAGCCCGCCGCATGATACACCAGCTGTCTGACTTTTTAAGAGGAACTTTAAAAAAAGACGATCAGCTCCTCGTGCCTTTAAGTGAAGAATTAGCACATTTGAACCTGTACCTGGACATTGAGAAGGTTCGTTTTGGCCATCGCCTGCAAACCGAAATAAGTTGCGACGATAAATGCGGCGAAGCGGTAATGCCCTCAATGCTGTTGCAACCCCTGGTTGAAAACGCCATAAAGTTTGGTTTGTATGATACGACCGGCGAGGTTACCGTTAGCATACGCAGCGAAATGGAGGAGCATTACTTGGTACTGATGGTGCAAAACCCTTATGACCCGCAAACTTCACGGCCTCAAAAAGGTACAGGTTTTGGTTTAAGAGGGGTGCAGCGCCGTCTTTATTTGCTTTTTGCCCGTAACGATTTGATGGAAACTCATGCAAATGATGATATATTTACAACCATTATAAAAATACCACAGTTATGA
- a CDS encoding LytR/AlgR family response regulator transcription factor yields the protein MRRALIIDDEPLARMVVKEYLQNFSEIELIQECNDGFEGLKAIQQHQPDLIFLDVQMPKINGFEMLELVEQPPAVIFTTAFDEYAIKAFEAHAIDYLLKPFSKDRFNKAMEKYLATAPEKHTPKQTEELLETAASQSPAQHERIVVKTGTKVKIIPVSDVVYLQADDDYVSVFTHEGSYLKNKTMNFFEQTLDARQFVRVHRSYIIAIQQITRIDPYEKDAHLAILKSGAKIPVSKTGYVKLKQVLGI from the coding sequence ATGAGGCGAGCCTTAATTATTGATGATGAACCTTTAGCCCGCATGGTTGTAAAGGAATACCTTCAGAATTTTAGCGAAATTGAATTGATACAAGAGTGTAATGATGGCTTTGAGGGATTGAAAGCCATACAGCAGCACCAACCCGATTTGATTTTTTTGGATGTACAAATGCCTAAAATAAACGGGTTTGAAATGCTTGAACTTGTAGAGCAGCCTCCTGCGGTAATATTTACCACCGCATTTGATGAATATGCCATAAAGGCCTTTGAAGCGCATGCTATTGACTACCTGTTAAAGCCCTTTAGTAAAGACAGGTTTAACAAGGCTATGGAAAAATATCTGGCTACTGCTCCTGAAAAACATACCCCTAAGCAAACCGAAGAACTGCTGGAAACCGCGGCATCTCAATCGCCGGCACAGCATGAGCGCATCGTGGTTAAAACAGGCACTAAAGTGAAAATCATTCCAGTATCTGATGTAGTATACCTGCAGGCCGATGATGATTATGTAAGCGTATTTACTCACGAGGGCTCATACCTAAAAAATAAAACCATGAACTTTTTTGAGCAAACGCTTGATGCACGCCAGTTTGTGCGGGTTCACCGTTCTTATATCATTGCCATACAGCAGATAACCCGTATAGACCCTTACGAAAAAGATGCCCATCTGGCCATACTAAAATCGGGCGCCAAAATACCAGTAAGCAAAACCGGGTATGTGAAGCTGAAACAGGTATTGGGTATATAA
- a CDS encoding NlpC/P60 family protein, whose amino-acid sequence MNELDNLEKSSRRSAIISLIGILIFITSLIFASYNLFNSNKELKEIKAELKKSSDSLIIQKKAVAELRNRITGLKADESQLNQYLISLIESTQANQGNALADGERIDWSNIKSTIINLPSGKRKLALTIALLTTWKQIPFELGRNTPKSSFDSPGYIQYVLKQTGININRNTVEPLSGTIMKLYKKVDKPLPGDLIFYKGQIGSFGFFYVAPGAKSGQGIAIGTLQAVSPLGIYDTININTEYFPFIGYYRVEYD is encoded by the coding sequence ATGAATGAGCTCGATAACCTGGAGAAATCTTCCCGAAGATCGGCAATAATCAGCCTTATTGGTATTTTGATTTTTATTACATCATTAATATTTGCCAGCTATAATCTATTCAATTCAAATAAAGAGCTGAAAGAAATAAAGGCCGAACTCAAAAAATCAAGCGATAGCTTAATTATTCAAAAAAAGGCTGTAGCTGAATTGAGAAACCGGATAACTGGGCTTAAAGCAGATGAATCGCAGCTTAATCAGTATCTGATAAGTTTAATAGAAAGCACGCAGGCAAATCAAGGCAACGCGCTTGCCGATGGCGAAAGAATTGACTGGAGCAATATCAAAAGCACAATTATAAATCTACCGTCGGGGAAAAGAAAGCTTGCATTAACAATAGCGCTTTTAACAACCTGGAAACAAATCCCGTTTGAGTTGGGCAGAAACACTCCTAAGTCCAGTTTTGATTCTCCCGGATATATACAATATGTACTAAAACAAACCGGGATTAATATTAACAGAAACACTGTTGAACCGCTTTCAGGAACTATCATGAAACTTTATAAAAAAGTAGACAAGCCCTTGCCTGGCGACTTAATATTTTATAAGGGACAAATTGGTAGTTTTGGTTTCTTTTACGTTGCCCCTGGTGCCAAAAGCGGGCAGGGTATTGCTATAGGCACTCTGCAAGCGGTATCCCCCCTAGGTATTTATGATACCATAAATATCAATACCGAATATTTTCCTTTTATAGGTTATTACCGGGTTGAATATGATTAA
- a CDS encoding flavin reductase family protein: MPSIKVSDISIAHLHSYLNHAIAPRPICLASTVDKDGNVNLSPFSFFNVFSTNPPVCVFSPSRSVRDNTTKHTLENILEVPECVINIVNYDMVQQVSLSSVMYAKGINEFIKSGLTPVASELVKPPRVAEAPVQFECVINQVISLGDTPGAGNLVLAEIKLIHIKDEILDAEGRIDQAKIDLVARLGGDWYCRVTEDNLFKVAKPNMKMCIGVDALPYSIRNSRVLTGNNLGQLGNLEALPSDEAIEAYMLSPGIKELLDATIGDSQTRELQLHLKAKQLLDEDRVAEALMVLLME; this comes from the coding sequence ATGCCATCAATAAAGGTTTCCGATATTTCCATAGCGCATCTGCATAGCTATCTTAACCATGCAATTGCGCCAAGGCCTATTTGCCTGGCTTCTACGGTAGATAAGGATGGTAATGTGAACCTGAGCCCTTTTAGTTTCTTTAATGTATTCAGCACCAATCCCCCGGTTTGCGTGTTCTCGCCATCGCGCAGTGTGCGCGACAATACAACAAAACATACGCTTGAAAATATTTTAGAAGTACCTGAATGTGTGATTAATATTGTTAATTACGATATGGTGCAACAGGTATCGCTTTCGAGCGTAATGTATGCCAAGGGGATAAATGAGTTTATTAAATCGGGTTTAACGCCTGTGGCGTCCGAATTAGTTAAACCGCCCCGCGTAGCCGAGGCGCCTGTACAATTTGAGTGCGTTATTAACCAGGTGATCTCCCTTGGCGATACACCGGGCGCGGGCAACCTGGTTTTGGCCGAAATTAAGCTGATTCACATTAAGGACGAGATTTTGGACGCCGAGGGCAGGATAGATCAGGCAAAGATTGATCTGGTGGCCCGTTTGGGTGGCGACTGGTACTGCCGCGTTACCGAAGACAACCTGTTTAAAGTAGCTAAACCCAATATGAAAATGTGTATTGGTGTGGATGCGCTGCCATACAGCATCCGCAATTCGAGGGTGCTTACCGGTAATAATCTGGGTCAGCTCGGCAACCTGGAGGCATTACCTTCCGACGAAGCCATTGAAGCTTACATGTTATCCCCCGGAATTAAAGAACTGCTGGATGCCACCATTGGCGACAGCCAAACCCGCGAACTGCAGCTACACTTAAAAGCCAAACAATTGCTTGATGAAGATAGGGTAGCAGAGGCGTTAATGGTGTTATTGATGGAATGA
- a CDS encoding fumarylacetoacetate hydrolase family protein: MKLVSYKTEDREHLGIFINNHIYNLNSCDKLIPDNMNEFLWGGDELMDHARKVHNAISSGKMEAKEELFFELIAPVPHPSSCRDGYAFRQHVAAARRNRKVDMIPEFDQYPIFYFTNHNAIQGPGEIECMPDHFNKLDFELEVAVVLNKKGRNIKAADADSFIAGYMIMNDMSARTLQMEEMLLNLGPAKGKDFSTVIGPWLVTPDELEQYKVAPKTGHIGNTYNLEMKCVISGKQVSAGNMADMDWTFAEIIERCAYGCDVLPGDVIGSGTVGTGCFLELNGTGLLNDPSYQPQWLKDGDLIEMEVTGLGMLGNIIKKADSDFSILALKK; this comes from the coding sequence ATGAAATTAGTATCCTATAAAACCGAAGACCGTGAGCATTTAGGTATTTTTATAAATAATCACATTTATAACCTAAACTCGTGCGACAAGCTGATCCCCGACAATATGAACGAGTTTTTGTGGGGAGGCGACGAACTGATGGATCATGCCCGCAAAGTTCACAACGCTATTAGTTCGGGTAAAATGGAGGCTAAGGAGGAATTGTTTTTTGAACTGATTGCGCCGGTGCCCCATCCGTCGTCATGCAGGGACGGGTACGCTTTCAGGCAGCATGTGGCCGCGGCCCGTCGTAACCGTAAGGTTGATATGATACCGGAGTTTGACCAATACCCCATATTTTATTTTACCAACCATAATGCCATACAGGGGCCCGGCGAAATTGAATGTATGCCCGATCATTTTAACAAACTCGATTTTGAACTGGAAGTAGCGGTAGTGCTCAATAAAAAGGGACGTAACATTAAAGCTGCCGATGCAGATAGTTTTATTGCGGGTTACATGATCATGAACGATATGAGCGCCCGCACTCTGCAAATGGAAGAGATGCTGCTGAACCTCGGCCCGGCAAAAGGTAAGGATTTTTCGACGGTGATTGGCCCCTGGCTGGTAACACCCGATGAACTGGAACAATATAAGGTTGCCCCCAAAACCGGCCACATCGGCAATACCTATAACCTCGAAATGAAATGTGTAATAAGCGGCAAACAGGTATCGGCAGGTAATATGGCTGATATGGACTGGACCTTTGCCGAGATTATTGAACGTTGCGCTTACGGTTGTGATGTGCTGCCCGGCGATGTTATAGGCTCAGGCACGGTTGGTACCGGCTGTTTTCTGGAGCTGAATGGAACGGGGTTATTGAATGACCCCAGCTATCAGCCCCAATGGCTTAAAGACGGCGACCTTATTGAAATGGAGGTTACCGGCCTGGGTATGCTGGGCAACATCATAAAAAAAGCCGATAGTGATTTTTCGATATTGGCACTGAAGAAGTAA
- a CDS encoding homogentisate 1,2-dioxygenase: protein MPVYHSLGAIPPKRHTQFRKPDGSLYAEELVSTEGFSSLYSLVYHAHPPTIVKTLGEPYSVEPKIVREKHLKHTSLIGFNIQPEDDYLQSRKPVLVNSDLHISLAAPRKSMTDYFYKNSQADEVVFIHESSGTLKTGFGKIKFVYGDYLVIPRGTIYQMEFDTPDNRLFIVESFSPIRPPKRYRNQYGQLMEHSPYCERDIKRPANLDTRDEYGDFKILIKKQGLIYPYIYGTHPFDFIGWDGFHYPWALSIHDFEPITGRLHQPPPVHQTFEGNNFVICSFVPRKFDYHPLSIPAPYNHSNVDSDEVLYYVDGDFMSRKSVVKGQITLHPGGIPHGPHPGSVEKSIGKESTDELAVMIDPFRPLMLTEDAVKIEDENYYKSWSLT from the coding sequence ATGCCTGTATATCATTCATTAGGAGCTATTCCGCCAAAGCGGCATACACAATTCCGTAAGCCCGATGGTTCATTATATGCCGAAGAACTGGTATCTACCGAAGGTTTTTCCAGTTTATACTCATTGGTTTACCATGCCCACCCGCCCACCATCGTAAAAACATTGGGCGAGCCTTACAGCGTGGAGCCAAAAATAGTGCGCGAAAAACACCTGAAACACACTAGTCTGATAGGCTTCAACATTCAGCCGGAAGATGATTATCTGCAAAGCCGCAAACCGGTGCTTGTTAACAGCGATCTGCATATTTCGCTGGCCGCGCCGCGCAAATCCATGACCGACTATTTTTATAAGAACAGCCAGGCCGATGAGGTGGTGTTTATACATGAAAGTTCGGGTACATTGAAAACAGGTTTTGGTAAGATTAAATTTGTGTATGGTGATTACCTGGTGATACCACGTGGTACCATATACCAGATGGAATTTGATACGCCAGATAACAGGCTTTTTATTGTAGAAAGCTTTAGCCCGATTCGTCCGCCAAAACGTTACCGCAACCAATATGGGCAATTGATGGAGCACTCCCCTTATTGCGAGCGCGATATTAAACGCCCGGCCAACCTGGACACCCGCGATGAGTATGGCGATTTCAAGATACTGATCAAAAAGCAGGGGCTTATTTATCCATACATATATGGCACCCATCCGTTTGATTTTATTGGTTGGGATGGCTTTCATTATCCCTGGGCGTTATCCATACATGATTTTGAACCAATAACCGGGCGCCTGCACCAGCCGCCTCCGGTACACCAAACCTTTGAGGGCAACAACTTTGTAATATGCTCCTTTGTACCGCGTAAGTTTGATTATCACCCGCTCTCAATCCCAGCGCCTTACAATCACAGCAATGTGGACAGCGACGAGGTGCTGTACTACGTGGACGGCGATTTTATGAGCCGTAAAAGCGTAGTAAAAGGGCAGATTACCCTGCACCCGGGCGGCATACCGCATGGCCCGCATCCTGGTTCGGTAGAAAAATCAATCGGTAAAGAATCAACCGATGAACTGGCTGTAATGATAGATCCATTCCGCCCGCTGATGCTTACAGAGGATGCTGTAAAAATTGAGGATGAGAATTATTATAAGAGCTGGAGCCTCACCTAA
- the hppD gene encoding 4-hydroxyphenylpyruvate dioxygenase, giving the protein MQTQTINKKVSPTGGDLEGADFLPLNGTDYVEFYVGNAKQAAHYYKTAFGFQNLAYSGPETGVRDRSSYVLQQGKIRIVLTTPLHSDHPIAEHIKKHGDGVKVLALWVNDAYDAFEQTVKRGAVPFQQPQTLTDEHGEVRTSGIKLYGETAHLFIERKNYKGLFLPGYQKWETVYNPPTAGLLYVDHCVGNVGWHKMNEWVNFYEDIMGFRNILTFDDKMISTEYSALMSKVMSNGNGYVKFPINEPAEGKKKSQIEEYLEFYEDEGVQHMALATDDIVATVTNLQKRGVEFLTVPTTYYDDLTSRVGHIDEDLEPLKKLGILVDRDDEGYLLQIFTKPIEDRPTLFFEIIQRKGAKSFGAGNFKALFEAIEREQELRGNL; this is encoded by the coding sequence ATGCAAACACAAACCATAAATAAAAAAGTCTCCCCTACCGGGGGAGATTTAGAGGGGGCTGATTTTTTACCCCTTAACGGTACCGATTATGTGGAGTTTTATGTGGGCAACGCCAAGCAGGCCGCTCATTATTATAAAACCGCGTTCGGGTTTCAGAACCTGGCCTACTCCGGACCAGAAACCGGTGTGCGCGACAGGTCATCGTACGTTTTACAACAGGGCAAGATCAGGATTGTGCTGACTACTCCCCTGCACTCCGACCACCCTATTGCCGAGCATATTAAAAAACATGGCGATGGCGTAAAGGTACTGGCACTTTGGGTTAATGATGCTTATGATGCCTTTGAGCAAACCGTTAAACGCGGCGCTGTACCTTTTCAGCAGCCCCAAACCCTTACCGATGAACATGGCGAAGTACGCACCAGCGGCATAAAGCTATATGGCGAAACTGCGCACCTGTTTATTGAGCGCAAGAACTATAAAGGCTTGTTTTTACCCGGATATCAAAAGTGGGAAACTGTATATAACCCGCCAACCGCAGGCTTACTATATGTTGACCATTGCGTGGGCAATGTGGGCTGGCATAAAATGAACGAGTGGGTTAATTTTTACGAGGACATTATGGGTTTCAGGAACATTTTAACCTTTGATGATAAAATGATCAGCACCGAATACTCCGCCCTCATGAGCAAGGTAATGAGCAACGGCAATGGTTATGTAAAGTTCCCGATCAACGAACCGGCCGAGGGCAAAAAGAAATCGCAGATTGAGGAGTACCTGGAATTTTATGAGGATGAAGGCGTACAGCACATGGCGCTGGCTACTGATGATATTGTGGCTACAGTAACCAATCTGCAAAAACGGGGTGTGGAGTTTTTAACCGTACCCACTACCTACTATGATGACCTTACCTCCCGGGTTGGCCATATTGATGAAGATCTGGAGCCCCTGAAAAAACTGGGTATCCTGGTTGACCGCGATGATGAGGGCTACCTGCTGCAAATATTCACCAAACCTATTGAAGACAGGCCTACCCTATTTTTCGAGATTATTCAGCGTAAAGGTGCAAAATCATTTGGTGCCGGTAATTTCAAAGCATTGTTTGAAGCTATTGAACGGGAACAGGAATTAAGGGGAAATCTTTGA
- a CDS encoding YciI family protein: protein MKKLILLMAIIAFGFNCFAQNTTAAKPVYDAVLAKKLGADEYGMKKYVMAFLKSGPNRLKDSAARMHLQMAHLKNITRLADEGKLVVAGPFLDDQPIKGIFIFNVESIEEAKALTETDPAIKAGSLVMELHPFYCSAALMEVTGIHNKLQSKSITD, encoded by the coding sequence ATGAAAAAGCTCATTTTGTTAATGGCAATTATAGCCTTCGGTTTTAATTGCTTTGCGCAAAATACCACCGCCGCCAAACCTGTTTATGATGCCGTTCTTGCCAAAAAGCTGGGTGCCGATGAGTATGGCATGAAAAAATATGTAATGGCCTTTTTAAAATCAGGCCCAAACCGGCTAAAAGATTCGGCGGCAAGGATGCACTTGCAAATGGCACATTTAAAAAACATTACCCGTTTAGCCGATGAAGGAAAGTTAGTGGTGGCAGGGCCATTTTTAGATGACCAGCCCATTAAAGGAATATTTATTTTTAATGTAGAAAGCATTGAGGAAGCTAAAGCACTCACCGAAACAGACCCTGCCATTAAAGCAGGTTCATTAGTTATGGAGTTACACCCCTTTTACTGCTCGGCCGCGCTGATGGAAGTAACCGGCATACACAACAAATTACAAAGTAAAAGCATAACTGATTAA
- a CDS encoding DNA alkylation repair protein, whose protein sequence is MAVREIIDLLKDKAEPAYLAGMQRFGIDATHAIGVKLPELRKLAKIIGKNHALALELWDTGLHEARMLASMIDDPALVTEQQIDNWTKDFYSWDLCDQVCGNLFDRTPFAIAKAIEFSAHEEEFIKRAGFVLMAEYAVHHKKASDETFFRLFPIMEREAWDNRNFVKKAVNWALRQIGKRNNILKMAAIQTAHNILKQNHKSAKWIATNALNELTSR, encoded by the coding sequence ATGGCGGTACGGGAGATCATTGACCTTTTAAAAGATAAAGCGGAGCCTGCTTATCTTGCAGGTATGCAGCGTTTTGGTATTGACGCCACTCATGCCATTGGGGTAAAGCTTCCCGAGTTGCGTAAACTGGCTAAAATCATCGGGAAAAATCATGCCCTTGCGCTCGAGCTTTGGGATACCGGTTTGCACGAAGCACGTATGCTGGCCTCTATGATTGATGACCCGGCCCTAGTAACAGAACAGCAAATAGACAACTGGACAAAAGATTTTTACTCCTGGGATCTGTGCGATCAGGTATGTGGTAATTTGTTTGACCGTACCCCCTTCGCCATTGCAAAAGCTATAGAATTTAGTGCCCATGAAGAAGAATTTATTAAGCGTGCAGGCTTTGTTTTAATGGCCGAATATGCAGTGCATCACAAAAAAGCATCCGATGAAACATTTTTCAGGTTGTTCCCTATTATGGAACGTGAAGCCTGGGACAACCGAAATTTTGTTAAGAAAGCCGTAAACTGGGCATTGAGACAAATAGGGAAGAGAAATAATATTTTAAAAATGGCAGCCATACAAACGGCACATAATATTTTAAAGCAAAATCATAAATCTGCAAAATGGATAGCGACCAACGCGCTAAACGAGCTGACTTCCAGATAA